One window of Streptomyces sp. SUK 48 genomic DNA carries:
- a CDS encoding hemolysin family protein — protein MSPQIVIGAIALVVVAWLAACAEAGLARVSSFRAEEAVKSGRRGGEKLAQIAADPTRYLNVALLVRVACEMAAAALVTYACLEAFSATWQALLVAIAVMVLVSYVAVGVSPRTIGRQHPLNTATAAAYVLLPLARVMGPIPSLLILIGNALTPGKGFRRGPFASEAELRALVDLAEKDSLIEDEERRMVHSVFELGDTLVREVMVPRTDLVTIERFKTIRQALTLALRSGFSRIPVTGESEDDIVGIVYLKDLVRKTHISRDAESDLVSTAMRPAVFVPDTKNAGDLLREMQKERNHVAVVIDEYGGTAGIVTIEDILEEIVGEITDEYDRELPPVVDLGEGRFRVTARLDITDLGELYGLEEYDDEDVETVGGLLAKALGRVPIAGASAEVELPDERRLKLTAESSAGRRNKIVTVLVEPAGPAGEEKPE, from the coding sequence ATGTCCCCGCAGATCGTGATCGGCGCGATCGCGCTGGTCGTCGTCGCCTGGCTCGCCGCCTGCGCGGAGGCGGGCCTCGCCCGGGTCTCCAGCTTCCGGGCCGAGGAGGCCGTGAAGTCCGGGCGGCGCGGCGGCGAGAAGCTGGCGCAGATCGCCGCCGACCCCACCCGCTACCTCAATGTGGCCCTGCTGGTCCGCGTCGCCTGCGAGATGGCGGCCGCGGCCCTGGTCACCTACGCCTGCCTGGAGGCTTTCTCGGCCACCTGGCAGGCCCTGCTGGTCGCCATCGCCGTGATGGTCCTGGTGTCGTACGTCGCCGTCGGGGTCTCCCCGCGCACCATCGGCCGCCAGCACCCGCTGAACACCGCGACCGCGGCCGCCTACGTCCTGCTGCCACTGGCCCGGGTGATGGGCCCGATCCCCTCGCTGCTGATCCTCATCGGCAACGCGCTCACCCCCGGCAAGGGCTTCCGGCGCGGCCCGTTCGCCTCCGAGGCGGAACTGCGCGCGCTGGTCGACCTGGCCGAGAAGGATTCGCTGATCGAGGACGAGGAGCGCCGCATGGTGCACTCCGTCTTCGAGCTGGGCGACACCCTGGTGCGCGAGGTCATGGTGCCGCGCACCGACCTGGTCACCATCGAGCGCTTCAAGACCATCCGGCAGGCCCTCACCCTCGCCCTGCGCTCCGGGTTCTCCCGGATACCGGTCACCGGGGAGAGCGAGGACGACATCGTCGGGATCGTGTACCTCAAGGACCTGGTCCGCAAGACGCACATCAGCCGGGACGCGGAGAGCGACCTGGTCTCCACGGCCATGCGCCCGGCGGTCTTCGTGCCCGACACCAAGAACGCGGGCGACCTGCTGCGGGAGATGCAGAAGGAGCGCAACCACGTCGCCGTCGTCATCGACGAGTACGGCGGCACCGCGGGCATCGTCACCATCGAGGACATCCTGGAGGAGATCGTCGGCGAGATCACCGACGAGTACGACCGGGAACTGCCGCCCGTGGTGGACCTGGGCGAGGGCCGCTTCCGGGTCACCGCCCGCCTGGACATCACCGACCTCGGCGAGCTGTACGGCCTGGAGGAGTACGACGACGAGGACGTGGAGACCGTCGGCGGACTGCTCGCCAAGGCGCTCGGCCGCGTCCCCATCGCGGGCGCGTCCGCCGAGGTCGAACTCCCCGACGAGCGGCGGCTGAAGCTCACCGCGGAATCCTCCGCCGGCCGCCGGAACAAGATCGTCACCGTGCTGGTGGAGCCCGCCGGGCCCGCCGGGGAGGAGAAACCGGAGTGA
- a CDS encoding ribonuclease Z has product MSVRELVVLGTASQVPTRHRNHNGYLLRWDGEGILFDPGEGTQRQMLRAGVAAHDLNRLCVTHFHGDHSLGLAGVIQRINLDRVPHEITAHYPASGQRFFDRLRYATAYRETVGVTEVPVTADGALAVTPAYTLDARRLSHPVESYGYRLTEPDGRRMLPERLAAHGIKGPDVGVLQREGRLGDVTLEEVSEVRRGQRFAFVMDTRLCEGVYTLAEGCDLLVIESTFLDEDEELAVEHGHLTAGQAGAVARGAGVRHLVLTHFSQRYAEPGEFERQARTAGFAGELTVAYDLQRVPVPKRR; this is encoded by the coding sequence GTGTCCGTCCGTGAACTCGTCGTCCTCGGCACCGCGAGCCAGGTCCCGACCCGGCACCGCAACCACAACGGCTATCTGCTGCGCTGGGACGGCGAGGGCATCCTCTTCGACCCCGGCGAGGGCACCCAGCGGCAGATGCTGCGCGCCGGGGTCGCCGCGCACGACCTGAACCGCCTCTGCGTCACCCACTTCCACGGCGACCACAGCCTCGGCCTCGCCGGGGTCATCCAGCGCATCAACCTGGACCGGGTGCCGCACGAGATCACCGCGCACTACCCGGCCTCCGGGCAGCGCTTCTTCGACCGGCTGCGGTACGCCACCGCGTACCGGGAGACCGTCGGCGTCACCGAGGTCCCGGTGACCGCCGACGGCGCCCTCGCGGTGACCCCGGCGTACACCCTGGACGCCCGCAGGCTCTCGCACCCGGTGGAGTCGTACGGATACCGGCTGACCGAGCCCGACGGCCGCCGGATGCTGCCCGAGCGGCTCGCCGCGCACGGCATCAAGGGGCCGGACGTGGGCGTGCTCCAGCGCGAGGGGCGGCTCGGGGACGTGACGCTGGAGGAGGTCAGCGAGGTACGGCGCGGACAGCGGTTCGCGTTCGTCATGGACACCCGGCTCTGCGAGGGCGTGTACACGCTCGCCGAGGGCTGCGACCTGCTGGTCATCGAGTCCACGTTCCTCGACGAGGACGAGGAACTCGCCGTGGAGCACGGGCACCTGACGGCCGGGCAGGCGGGGGCGGTCGCGCGCGGGGCGGGGGTACGGCATCTCGTGCTCACCCACTTCAGCCAGCGGTACGCGGAGCCCGGCGAATTCGAGCGGCAGGCGCGGACCGCGGGCTTCGCGGGTGAGCTGACGGTGGCGTACGACCTCCAGCGAGTGCCGGTTCCGAAACGACGGTAA
- a CDS encoding PhoH family protein: MTQTPTAHTPAQERARAQLTVPAQHPMVTVLGSGDSLLRVIEKAFPAADIHVRGNEISAVGDSADVALISRVFDEMMLVLRTGQPMTEDAVERSIAMLKASDNGTSEGSETPAEVLTQNILSSRGRTIRPKTLNQKRYVDAIDKHTVVFGIGPAGTGKTYLAMAKAVQALQSKQVNRIILTRPAVEAGERLGFLPGTLYEKIDPYLRPLYDALHDMLDPDSIPKLMAAGTIEVAPLAYMRGRTLNDAFIILDEAQNTSPEQMKMFLTRLGFDSKIVITGDVTQVDLPNGTKSGLRQVQEILEGVEDVHFSRLTSHDVVRHKLVGRIVDAYEKYDSKNGTENGSHAGRGRTGAKGTKGK; encoded by the coding sequence ATGACACAGACACCCACAGCTCACACCCCCGCGCAGGAGCGGGCGAGAGCACAGCTCACCGTGCCCGCCCAGCACCCCATGGTGACCGTTCTTGGTTCCGGCGACTCCCTCCTGCGCGTGATCGAGAAAGCCTTCCCGGCGGCCGACATCCATGTCCGGGGCAATGAGATCAGCGCGGTCGGCGACAGCGCCGACGTCGCCCTGATCTCACGCGTGTTCGACGAGATGATGCTGGTGCTGCGCACCGGGCAGCCGATGACGGAGGACGCAGTGGAGCGCTCGATCGCCATGCTCAAGGCGAGCGACAACGGTACGAGCGAAGGCTCGGAGACCCCGGCCGAGGTGCTGACGCAGAACATCCTGTCCTCGCGTGGCCGCACCATCCGCCCCAAGACCCTCAACCAGAAGCGCTATGTCGACGCCATCGACAAGCACACCGTCGTCTTCGGCATCGGCCCCGCCGGTACCGGCAAGACCTACCTGGCCATGGCCAAGGCCGTCCAGGCCCTGCAGTCCAAGCAGGTCAACCGGATCATCCTGACCCGCCCCGCGGTCGAGGCCGGCGAGCGGCTGGGCTTCCTGCCCGGCACGCTCTACGAGAAGATCGACCCCTACCTGCGCCCGCTGTACGACGCGCTGCACGACATGCTCGACCCGGACTCCATCCCCAAGCTGATGGCCGCCGGCACGATCGAGGTCGCGCCGCTGGCATACATGCGCGGCCGTACCCTTAATGACGCCTTCATCATCCTGGACGAGGCCCAGAACACCAGCCCCGAGCAGATGAAGATGTTCCTCACCCGCCTCGGCTTCGACTCGAAGATCGTGATCACGGGTGATGTGACGCAGGTCGACCTGCCCAACGGCACGAAGTCCGGTCTGCGCCAGGTCCAGGAGATCCTGGAGGGCGTCGAGGACGTGCACTTCTCCCGGCTGACGTCCCACGATGTCGTACGGCACAAGCTGGTGGGCCGTATTGTCGACGCGTACGAGAAGTACGACAGCAAGAACGGCACGGAGAACGGCTCGCACGCGGGCCGTGGCAGGACCGGCGCCAAGGGCACCAAGGGGAAGTAG
- a CDS encoding beta-xylosidase yields the protein MGLTIRRSGRWRWASLLGATALALSAGGALACPAGAAGTDVDFATHCIPPAIAGLPPIDGTTTATVSADDTSPKVGDTVTVTYTVVGAAASNPTDLALPADIMTPTGKVTLGGAQSGDITVAGPKKNPPVPGKAAFPSFSMTGTFTVTKPGKITLAPGDYNIHTSYIMELDTPCTVTNPPAPVSETITATAGTPANTRAITLGSATGDPGASVRVSGTGFIPGAAVTLAGRSGTTQTGDTASATADGQGSFEGSLVVNDTSTTGIVAYEGASWNAGTGAGPAAYVVNTPVPPGSQKLTTTVRAGTLAMTQAGDSVALSGVDFGRGGASTGALRTVTVQDFRGGPAGWSLTGRVTDFTGPGGTIGADRLSWTPSCAAKAGSPSTCTAGSAGTVGSSGATLAGTPDGTLTGGEFTVDAGLSLDVPAFTPPGGYSGVLTLTLS from the coding sequence ATGGGTCTCACCATCCGAAGATCCGGACGGTGGCGCTGGGCGTCACTGCTCGGCGCGACCGCGCTCGCCCTCAGCGCGGGCGGCGCGCTGGCCTGCCCGGCCGGCGCCGCCGGCACCGACGTGGACTTCGCCACGCACTGCATCCCGCCCGCCATCGCGGGCCTGCCGCCGATCGACGGCACCACGACCGCCACCGTGTCGGCGGACGACACCAGCCCGAAGGTCGGTGACACCGTCACCGTCACCTACACGGTGGTCGGGGCCGCCGCGAGCAACCCCACCGACCTGGCGCTGCCCGCCGACATCATGACCCCGACCGGCAAGGTCACCCTGGGCGGCGCCCAGAGCGGTGACATCACGGTCGCCGGGCCGAAGAAGAATCCCCCGGTGCCGGGGAAGGCCGCCTTCCCGTCCTTCTCCATGACCGGCACGTTCACCGTCACCAAGCCCGGGAAGATCACCCTCGCGCCGGGCGACTACAACATCCACACCAGCTACATCATGGAACTGGACACCCCCTGCACGGTCACGAACCCGCCCGCACCGGTGTCCGAGACCATCACGGCGACGGCGGGGACCCCGGCCAACACCCGGGCGATCACGCTGGGTTCGGCCACCGGTGACCCGGGCGCGAGCGTCCGGGTGAGTGGCACGGGCTTCATCCCGGGCGCCGCCGTCACCCTCGCCGGACGCTCCGGCACCACCCAGACCGGGGACACCGCGAGCGCGACCGCGGACGGACAGGGCTCCTTCGAAGGCTCCCTCGTCGTGAACGACACCTCGACCACCGGGATCGTCGCGTACGAGGGTGCCTCCTGGAACGCCGGCACCGGCGCGGGCCCCGCGGCCTACGTCGTCAACACGCCGGTGCCGCCCGGTAGTCAGAAGCTCACCACCACGGTCAGGGCGGGCACGCTCGCCATGACCCAGGCCGGGGACTCGGTCGCGCTGTCGGGCGTCGACTTCGGCCGGGGCGGCGCCTCGACCGGCGCCCTGCGGACCGTGACCGTCCAGGACTTCCGCGGCGGTCCGGCGGGCTGGTCGCTGACCGGCAGGGTCACGGACTTCACCGGGCCCGGCGGCACGATCGGCGCGGACCGGCTGAGCTGGACGCCGTCGTGTGCGGCCAAGGCGGGCAGTCCCAGTACCTGTACGGCGGGCTCGGCGGGCACGGTGGGCTCCTCGGGGGCCACCCTCGCGGGGACCCCGGACGGCACGCTGACCGGCGGCGAGTTCACCGTCGACGCCGGACTCTCCCTGGACGTACCGGCGTTCACGCCCCCGGGCGGGTACTCCGGCGTGCTCACGCTGACGCTGTCATGA
- a CDS encoding adenosine deaminase, whose translation MPLPKAELHLHIEGTLEPELAFDLAARNGVKLRYADTDELREAYRFADLQSFLNLYYELMTVLRTERDFEDLANAYLTRAAAQGVRHAEIFFDPQAHLARGLDMGTVVEGLWAALGRSEENHGVSTRLILCFLRDESADSALETLQAARPYLDRITGVGLDSAEVGHPPAKFRQVYETAAGLGLRRVAHAGEEGPPEYITQSLDLLGIERVDHGLRCMEDPELVERLVRERVPLTLCPLSNVRLRTVDTLADHPLPAMLEAGLLCTVNSDDPAYFGGYADDNFQAVRESLGLTEDRLRELARNSFLASFLEDDEERRARYLAEVDAYVF comes from the coding sequence ATGCCCCTCCCCAAAGCAGAACTGCACCTCCACATCGAAGGCACCCTGGAGCCGGAGCTGGCCTTCGACCTGGCCGCCCGCAACGGCGTGAAGCTGCGCTACGCCGACACGGACGAGCTGCGCGAGGCGTACCGGTTCGCGGACCTCCAGTCCTTTCTGAATCTGTACTACGAGCTGATGACCGTCCTGCGCACCGAGCGGGACTTCGAGGACCTGGCCAACGCCTACCTGACCCGCGCCGCGGCGCAGGGCGTACGGCACGCGGAGATCTTCTTCGACCCGCAGGCCCACCTCGCCCGCGGTCTGGACATGGGCACCGTCGTGGAGGGGCTGTGGGCGGCGCTCGGCCGCAGCGAGGAGAACCACGGCGTCTCCACCAGGCTCATCCTGTGCTTCCTGCGCGACGAGTCCGCCGACTCCGCGCTGGAGACCCTTCAGGCCGCGCGGCCGTACCTCGACCGGATCACCGGCGTCGGCCTGGACTCCGCCGAGGTCGGGCACCCGCCGGCGAAGTTCCGCCAGGTGTACGAGACCGCCGCCGGGCTCGGGCTGCGCCGGGTGGCGCACGCCGGTGAGGAGGGGCCGCCGGAGTACATCACCCAGTCCCTGGACCTGCTCGGCATCGAGCGCGTCGACCACGGGCTGCGCTGCATGGAGGACCCCGAGCTGGTGGAGCGGCTGGTGCGCGAGCGCGTCCCGCTCACCCTGTGCCCGCTGTCCAACGTCCGGCTGCGCACGGTGGACACCCTGGCCGACCACCCGCTGCCGGCCATGCTGGAGGCGGGGCTGCTGTGCACGGTCAACTCCGACGACCCGGCCTACTTCGGCGGGTACGCCGACGACAACTTCCAGGCGGTGCGCGAGAGTCTCGGGCTGACCGAGGACCGGCTGCGCGAACTGGCCCGCAACTCCTTCCTCGCCTCCTTCCTGGAGGACGACGAGGAGCGCCGCGCCCGGTATCTCGCCGAGGTGGACGCGTACGTCTTCTAG
- a CDS encoding MFS transporter, producing MAIDTTTQTSPAADTAAPGIPRLSTRDKLVLFVLCAAQFMVALDFSVLNVALPGLGRDLGMNTSALQWAVTAFALPSGGFLLLFGRAGDLFGRRRLFLTGLALFGAASLLSTLAWDPASFLTGRALQGLGAAAIVPTGMSLLTTTFPEGPARDRALGISGTLLSLGFTIGMVAGGTLTDTFGWRSTMALLTLFALIVLPLAPSLLPESRTPHSPHLDVPGAITVTAGLLSLIYALSTAADHGFGRADVLAALAAGLVLLAAFVLVESRAAAPLVSLPMLRRRTVAWGNIGGLVTFSMMSTIVFVLTLYLQEILGLSAFETGLVFGFQGLLSVVAGTLAPKVIGRLGARRTLVGSLTGQGVLTASLLLLNTHVWSAWPATVAVALASMCHLGAIISYGVTVTSGVPDEEQGLATGLVTSTQQVGITVGIPLLGVLATTSGDLLTGVHTVIALDTVIVLGAALLTGLGLRRSRA from the coding sequence ATGGCGATCGACACCACCACCCAGACCTCCCCCGCAGCGGACACCGCGGCGCCCGGCATCCCCCGGTTGTCGACGCGTGACAAGCTCGTCCTGTTCGTCCTGTGCGCGGCCCAGTTCATGGTCGCGCTGGACTTCTCCGTGCTGAACGTGGCGCTGCCCGGCCTCGGCCGCGACCTCGGCATGAACACCTCCGCGCTCCAGTGGGCCGTCACCGCGTTCGCGCTGCCCTCCGGCGGCTTCCTGCTGCTGTTCGGCCGCGCCGGCGACCTCTTCGGGCGCCGCCGGCTCTTCCTGACCGGCCTCGCCCTGTTCGGCGCGGCCTCGCTGCTGTCCACCCTGGCCTGGGACCCGGCCTCGTTCCTCACCGGGCGCGCCCTCCAGGGGCTCGGCGCGGCGGCGATCGTCCCGACCGGGATGTCCCTGCTGACCACCACCTTCCCGGAGGGCCCGGCCCGCGACCGCGCCCTCGGCATCTCCGGCACCCTGCTGTCGCTGGGCTTCACCATCGGCATGGTCGCGGGCGGCACCCTCACCGACACCTTCGGCTGGCGCTCCACGATGGCCCTGCTGACCCTGTTCGCGCTGATCGTGCTCCCGCTGGCGCCCAGTCTGCTGCCGGAGTCGCGCACACCCCACTCCCCACACCTGGACGTACCCGGCGCCATCACCGTCACCGCCGGACTGCTGTCGCTGATCTACGCCCTGTCCACCGCCGCCGACCACGGCTTCGGCCGCGCCGACGTCCTCGCGGCCCTGGCCGCCGGGCTCGTGCTGCTCGCCGCGTTCGTGCTGGTGGAGTCCCGCGCGGCGGCGCCCCTGGTCTCCCTGCCGATGCTGCGCCGGCGCACGGTGGCCTGGGGCAACATCGGCGGTCTGGTCACCTTCTCGATGATGTCCACGATCGTGTTCGTGCTGACCCTGTACCTCCAGGAGATCCTGGGCCTGTCCGCCTTCGAGACCGGACTGGTCTTCGGCTTCCAGGGCCTGCTGTCCGTGGTCGCCGGCACCCTGGCCCCGAAGGTCATCGGCCGCCTCGGCGCCCGCCGCACCCTGGTCGGCTCGCTGACCGGCCAGGGCGTGCTGACCGCGTCGCTGCTCCTGCTGAACACCCACGTGTGGTCGGCGTGGCCGGCCACGGTCGCGGTGGCCCTGGCCAGCATGTGCCACCTGGGCGCGATCATCTCGTACGGCGTGACGGTCACCTCCGGTGTCCCGGACGAGGAACAGGGCCTGGCCACCGGCCTGGTGACATCCACCCAGCAGGTCGGCATCACGGTCGGCATCCCGCTGCTCGGCGTGCTGGCCACCACCTCCGGCGACCTGCTGACCGGCGTGCACACGGTGATCGCCCTGGACACGGTGATCGTGCTCGGCGCCGCGCTCCTGACCGGGCTGGGCCTGCGCCGCTCCCGGGCCTGA
- a CDS encoding cytidine deaminase, with translation MTESSALDPEDRKIVTLARSARARNAVPEGAAVRDDTGRTYVAGTVDLPSLRLSALRTAVAMAVASGAASLEAAAVVGEAESVPAEDLAAVADLGGADTPVLLAGVDGTVRTTVAAGRAEG, from the coding sequence ATGACCGAGAGCAGCGCGCTTGACCCCGAGGACCGCAAGATCGTGACCCTGGCCCGTTCCGCGCGGGCCCGCAACGCCGTGCCCGAGGGCGCGGCCGTACGGGACGACACCGGGCGCACCTATGTCGCGGGCACGGTGGACCTGCCCTCGCTGAGGCTCAGCGCGCTGCGTACCGCCGTCGCGATGGCGGTGGCGTCCGGGGCCGCGTCGCTGGAGGCGGCGGCGGTGGTCGGCGAGGCGGAGTCGGTGCCGGCCGAGGACCTGGCCGCGGTGGCCGACCTCGGGGGCGCGGACACGCCGGTGCTGCTCGCGGGGGTGGACGGCACGGTCCGTACGACCGTCGCCGCGGGCCGCGCCGAGGGCTGA
- the ybeY gene encoding rRNA maturation RNase YbeY: MSIDVNNESGTEVDEQAILDIARYALARMRIHPLSELSVIVVDEDAMEQLHIQWMDLPGPTDVMSFPMDELRPPGKDDEEPPQGLLGDIVLCPEVATRQGAEAPTQHSMDEELQLLTVHGVLHLLGYDHEEPDEKAEMFGLQAAIVDGWRAEHGLTGPSPAPTVS, encoded by the coding sequence ATGTCGATCGACGTCAACAACGAATCCGGCACCGAGGTCGACGAGCAGGCGATCCTCGACATCGCCCGCTATGCGCTCGCGCGGATGCGCATCCACCCGCTCTCCGAGCTCTCGGTGATTGTCGTGGACGAAGACGCCATGGAGCAGCTGCACATCCAGTGGATGGATCTGCCCGGGCCCACCGATGTCATGTCCTTCCCGATGGACGAGCTGCGTCCGCCGGGCAAGGACGACGAGGAGCCCCCGCAGGGGCTGCTCGGTGACATCGTGCTGTGCCCGGAGGTCGCGACCAGGCAGGGGGCCGAGGCCCCGACGCAGCACTCCATGGACGAGGAGCTCCAGCTGCTCACCGTCCACGGCGTGCTGCACCTGCTCGGCTACGACCACGAGGAGCCGGACGAGAAGGCCGAGATGTTCGGGCTGCAGGCCGCCATCGTGGACGGCTGGCGGGCCGAGCACGGCCTGACCGGCCCGTCTCCCGCGCCGACCGTCTCGTAA
- a CDS encoding PfkB family carbohydrate kinase, whose product MGEEPEHLTRAGHRQAQIDPLAARRAPGDPPWDVYLTGTVFLDIIFTGLASAPVRGTESWARGMGSSPGGVANMASALARLGLRTSLAAAFGDDHYGEYCWDALEQGEGIDLTPSRTVPGWHSPVTVSMAYEGERTMVSHGHEPPPEEPAPDCPPRARAAVASLTPGRRAPWIAQAARGGTRIFADVGWDETGAWDLAGLSDLEHCEAFLPNAEEAKRYTGADCPRLAAHALTAYVPVAVVTLGSEGAYAVDRRTGEAAEVPAIAVEALDPTGAGDVFVAGFVTGSLAGWPLADRLAFAGLTAALSVQEFGGSLSAPGWSEIGAWWRRVQSVPAQDPMALQRYAFLDHLVPEELDRPWPLRRAVPTIGFRGPG is encoded by the coding sequence ATCGGAGAGGAACCCGAGCACCTCACCCGGGCGGGCCACCGCCAGGCCCAGATCGATCCGCTCGCCGCGCGGCGCGCCCCCGGGGACCCGCCCTGGGACGTCTATCTCACGGGCACCGTCTTCCTCGACATCATCTTCACCGGCCTGGCCTCGGCGCCCGTGCGCGGCACCGAGTCCTGGGCACGCGGCATGGGCTCCAGCCCCGGCGGGGTCGCCAACATGGCCAGCGCGCTGGCCCGGCTCGGGCTGCGGACCTCGCTCGCGGCGGCCTTCGGGGACGACCACTACGGGGAGTACTGCTGGGACGCCCTCGAACAGGGCGAGGGGATCGACCTCACCCCGTCGCGGACGGTGCCCGGCTGGCACTCGCCGGTGACCGTGTCCATGGCGTACGAGGGCGAGCGGACCATGGTCTCGCACGGGCACGAGCCGCCGCCGGAGGAGCCGGCCCCCGACTGCCCGCCCCGCGCCCGCGCCGCCGTCGCCTCCCTCACCCCGGGCCGCCGCGCCCCCTGGATCGCCCAGGCCGCGCGCGGCGGGACCCGGATCTTCGCCGACGTCGGCTGGGACGAGACCGGCGCCTGGGACCTCGCGGGGCTGTCCGACCTCGAACACTGCGAGGCGTTCCTGCCCAACGCCGAGGAGGCCAAGCGGTACACGGGCGCCGACTGCCCCCGGCTGGCCGCGCACGCGCTCACCGCGTACGTGCCGGTGGCGGTGGTGACGCTGGGCTCGGAGGGCGCGTACGCGGTGGACCGCCGCACCGGCGAGGCCGCGGAGGTCCCGGCGATCGCGGTGGAGGCGCTGGACCCCACGGGCGCGGGGGACGTCTTCGTGGCCGGCTTCGTGACCGGCTCCCTGGCGGGCTGGCCGCTGGCCGACCGGCTGGCGTTCGCGGGGCTCACGGCCGCGCTGTCCGTGCAGGAGTTCGGCGGCTCCCTGTCGGCGCCCGGCTGGTCGGAGATCGGCGCGTGGTGGCGCCGCGTCCAGTCCGTGCCGGCCCAGGACCCCATGGCGCTCCAGCGGTACGCCTTCCTCGACCACCTGGTCCCGGAGGAGCTGGACCGCCCCTGGCCGCTGCGCCGGGCCGTGCCCACGATCGGCTTCCGGGGCCCCGGCTGA
- a CDS encoding helix-turn-helix transcriptional regulator: MSRRARVSPAEAGLPAGGGRRRTPGLRREEVAVLAGVGASWYQWLEQGREISVSPQVLDAVARVLRLSDAERRHLYLLAGLNPPTPEVVPGRTDMCDGLRRLIDTWMPYPAHIMDLYYNCVQYNDAAAIVLGMRPGITQNCLIDFFTDPLYRERSHSWERNARTVVAQFRAACAARPDDEGFREVLAEVSAASEEFTALWAERDIEDQGQVRKELSHPLAGLLVVESTVLKVPARPDLMIVLHTPLDEANTAEKLEWLASPEGRRGAMYPVAG; this comes from the coding sequence ATGAGCCGGCGCGCCCGGGTCAGCCCGGCGGAGGCCGGACTGCCGGCCGGCGGCGGCAGGCGCCGTACGCCCGGACTGCGCCGCGAGGAGGTCGCCGTGCTCGCCGGGGTGGGCGCCTCCTGGTACCAGTGGCTGGAGCAGGGGCGGGAGATCTCCGTCTCCCCGCAGGTGCTGGACGCGGTCGCCCGGGTGCTGCGGCTGAGCGACGCCGAGCGCCGGCACCTGTATCTGCTGGCCGGGCTGAACCCGCCGACGCCCGAGGTGGTGCCCGGCCGCACGGACATGTGCGACGGGCTGCGGCGGCTCATCGACACCTGGATGCCGTATCCGGCGCACATCATGGACCTCTACTACAACTGCGTGCAGTACAACGACGCGGCCGCGATCGTGCTCGGCATGCGCCCCGGCATCACCCAGAACTGCCTGATCGACTTCTTCACCGACCCGCTCTACCGCGAGCGCAGCCACAGCTGGGAGCGCAACGCGCGCACGGTGGTGGCGCAGTTCCGGGCCGCGTGCGCGGCGCGCCCCGACGACGAGGGCTTCCGCGAGGTGCTCGCCGAGGTGAGCGCCGCCAGCGAGGAGTTCACGGCGCTGTGGGCCGAGCGGGACATCGAGGACCAGGGGCAGGTGCGCAAGGAGCTGTCGCATCCGCTGGCCGGGCTGCTGGTCGTGGAGTCGACGGTCCTGAAGGTGCCCGCCCGCCCCGATCTGATGATCGTGCTGCACACCCCGCTGGACGAGGCGAACACCGCCGAGAAGCTGGAGTGGCTGGCCTCCCCGGAGGGCCGCCGGGGCGCGATGTACCCCGTGGCGGGATGA
- a CDS encoding MmcQ/YjbR family DNA-binding protein, translating to MTPKELRAFCLSFNAAVEDFPFNPETSVFKVLGKLFALTNLGARPLTVNLKCDPEDAARLRADHEGLIVPGWHMNKRHWNTVTADGGLPDPLLRELIEDSYDLVVAGLPRAERLRLDRP from the coding sequence GTGACCCCGAAGGAGCTGCGCGCCTTCTGCCTGTCCTTCAACGCGGCCGTGGAGGACTTCCCGTTCAACCCGGAGACCTCGGTCTTCAAGGTGCTGGGCAAGCTGTTCGCCCTGACGAACCTGGGCGCGCGGCCCCTGACGGTCAACCTCAAGTGCGACCCGGAGGACGCGGCGCGGCTGCGCGCCGACCACGAGGGTCTGATCGTCCCCGGCTGGCACATGAACAAGCGGCACTGGAACACCGTCACCGCCGACGGCGGCCTGCCGGACCCGCTGCTGCGCGAGCTGATCGAGGACTCCTACGACCTCGTCGTCGCGGGACTGCCGAGGGCGGAGCGGCTGCGGCTGGACCGCCCCTAA
- a CDS encoding histidine triad nucleotide-binding protein: MAGEPQDDCLFCKIVAGHIPATVVRETETTLAFRDINPQAPTHVLVIPKVHYRDAAALAAGAPEVAADVLRETRAVADEEKLDSYRVVFNTGAGAGQTVWHAHGHVLGGRGLQWPPG, encoded by the coding sequence ATGGCTGGAGAACCGCAGGACGACTGCCTGTTCTGCAAAATCGTCGCGGGCCACATCCCGGCCACCGTCGTCCGCGAGACGGAAACCACCCTCGCCTTCCGGGACATAAACCCGCAGGCCCCCACGCACGTCCTGGTCATCCCCAAGGTCCACTACCGGGACGCCGCCGCGCTCGCCGCCGGCGCCCCCGAGGTCGCCGCGGACGTGCTGCGCGAGACCCGGGCGGTGGCCGACGAGGAGAAGCTGGACAGCTACCGCGTCGTCTTCAACACCGGCGCCGGCGCGGGACAGACCGTCTGGCACGCCCACGGACACGTGCTCGGCGGCCGCGGTCTCCAGTGGCCGCCCGGATAG